The sequence cccctctggggtcccccccagccccagggcggggactggctggctcaggggggcggggaatggggcaggggcctgtcccctctaggaaTTCCtggggggccaggccaggcccttcCTAACCATGTGAAACCAGCTGCTACACGCACCCCCGGGGTGTCCTGAGAGCAGCTCACTATAACcagccgccctgccccagaggtgggcgcatctcagcagCGGGGAAGGGGTCCCTGCATAAACCCCCAAGACTGGGGCAATGAGCTAGAAATTCCCAGAGTAACACTCCAGATacaggtttcagaggagcagccgtgttagtctgtatccgcaaaaaaaccagcagcacttgtggcaccttagagactaacaaatttatttcagcctgAGCTTTcgggagctgcagctcacttcttcggatgtttgTCAGTCTTTAAGgggccacacgtactcctgttttttttaatccagatACAGTGACAGAGCTGAGCCTAGAACCCAGGCTCCCAACCTCCCTcccagctctaacccaccagcccccactcccgtcccagagccagggagagaacccaggagtcctggctcccagccccccctgctctaacccaccagcccccgctcccctcccagagccagggagagaacccaggagtcctggctcccagcccgccaccctctaacccaccagcccccactcccctcccgtagccggggagagaacccaggagtccgggctcccagacccccctgctctaatccccagccccactcctcccagagccatggaaagaacccaggagtcctggctcccagccccctgctctacccaccagccccactcctcccagcgccgggacagcacccaggagtcctggctcccagccccccctgctcttacccaccagcccccactcccctcccagagccagggagagaacccaggagtccgggctcccagcccgccaccctctaacccaccagcccccactcccctcccagagccggggagagaacccaggagtccgggctcccagccccccctgctctaatcccccagcccccactcccctcccagagccagggagagaacccaggagtcctggctcccagccccccctgctctaacccaccagccccactcctcccagagccgggagagaacccaggagtcctggctcccagccccccctgctctgacccaccagcccccactcccctcccagcgcgagggagagaacccaggcgtcctagcTCCCGCCCCCCCGGCGCTGGCTGCGCGTGCCAGTCACACCTGGCGCAGGCCGGAGGGAGGCCCCGCTCCCCGGCGGGCCGAGTTTGGCAGCCCTGGCAGAGCCGGGACCGGGAGccccgggggggctgggctgggggggccaggcagggccggcgctCACCCTCGCTGCCCTTTGCCCCGCTGCCCCCCGGTTGATGAGTGACCGGCTCTGGCGCCGGGGCCCGGCTCTGTTTGCCGAAGGCTCCGGGATCGATGGACCTGGCAGCCCCCGCGGCCTCGGTCCCTGCAGCCCGGCACGTATCCCCCACTGTCATCCTTGGCCCAGGCCCAGTGCGGGCCAGCGGCCGGcagccgccggggggggggggtcctgccactgcctgccccggccgccgcccctgccccacacacgaGACCAGAccagccaggacacctgggttctctccccagctctgggaggggagtggaggctggtgggttagagcagggggggctgggagccaggactcctgggttctctcctggctctgggaggggagtggaggctggtggttagagcaggggggctgggagccaggactcctgggttctctccccggcgctgggagggcagtgggggctggtggttagagcaggggggctgggagccaggactcctgggttctctcccggctggGGGAGCAGTGTCCGGGGGTACTACACCATCCAAGCTGCGGTGGTGGGTCCCTGCTTCCCCAAACGCTCAGAGCAAGCCCCACATGGGGCTGTGAGGAGGTGGATGGGGGGGTTTGTAGGGGTCGCTCTCCCCATCTGAGCCGTTTCGACCTGATCGGTTCTATTCCACCTCTTGAAATATCCCGGCGGGAATGTCCCATCCTGTCCTAAGCTGTTACACTGTGTGCCCACCACcctccgccccagaggtgggcccGTCTCAGCGCCGGGcaaggggtccccgggtaaccggccgccccgccccagaggtgagCGCATCTCAGCGCctggcgaggggtccccgggtaaccggccgccccgccccagaggtggctgcatctcagcgccgggcgaggggtccccgggtaaccggccgccccgccccagaggtgggcccGTCTCAGCGCCGGGcaaggggtccccgggtaaccggccgccccgccccagaggtgggcgcatctcagcgccgggcgaggggtccccgggtaaccggccgccccgccccagaggtgggcgcatctcagcgccgggcgaggggtccccgggtaaccggccgccccgccccagaggtggccgcatctcagcgccgggcgaggggtccctgggtaaccggccgccccgccccagaggtggctgcatctcagcgcagGGCGAGGTCCCTGGGTTACCGGCGcgccgccccagaggtggccgcatctcagcgccgggcgaggggtccccgggtaaccagccaccccgccccagaggtggccgcatctcagcgccgggcgaggggtccccgggtaaccggccgccccgccccagaggtgggcgcatctcagcgccgggcgaggggtccccgggtaaccggccgccccaccccagaggtggctgcatctcagcgctgggcgaggggtccctggtaACCGgacgccccgccccagaggtggctgcatctcagcgctgggcgaggggtccctggtaaccggccgccccgccccagaggtggccgcgtcTCAGCTCCGGGTGAGGGCTCACGCGCCCGGCCGGTGTGACAGACGCCTGGAGCCGCTGGACAGCGTCAGAGTCTCGCACACAATCAGGTCCCCATTGTTAGCGGCTTCCTCCCGCGTGGGGATGATGGAAAATGAAGCGCTTGTTCCCTGTCGCTTCTCCAGGCAGCCCGACGCCTCCGCAGCCCGAACCCCGGGTCGGAGACGCTCCCCAGGGCGGGGACGGACGCAGATCGGCCCTGCGGGGACCCCCAGCCCCGGCGTACGTGTAGCCTTCCAGGTCATCTGAACCAGGGCCTGagagggacccaggagtcctggctcccagcccccccttctctaaccaccagcccccactccactcccagagccagggagagaacccaggagtcctggctcccagccccccctgctctaacccaccagcccccactcccctcccagagccagggagagaacccaggagtcctggcccccagcccccactctcctcccagagatggagtgagaacccaggagtccaatGATTTTAAGATCGATAttccattccctgccctgccggtgcccctcactcccgacccgcagccccccagcccggcccgggcgGAAGTGCCCAGAAGCCAGACAGGTGTTTGTTCCAGAGGCTTCTCGGCAGCCCGTCGGGGTCGTGTTTTCACAGGGCCCGAGAGCTGGGAACAAAGTGCCCACGTCAGGGGACATGGCAGGGAGCCCCCTGGGCGTGTGCCGAGCTcggccctgccacaccctgcccccaccctggccggggagagaacccaggagtccgggctcccagccctctgggcagggagtgggggctggtgggttagagcaggggggctgggagccaggactcctgggttctctcctgagctctgggaggggagtgggggctggtggttagagcaggggggctgggagccaggactcctgggttctctccctggctctgggaggggagtgggggctggtggttagagcagggggggctgggagccaggactcctgggttctctcccggctgtgggaggagtggggctggtggttagagcagggggccccaggagccaggactcctgggttctctccccggcgctgggaggggagtgggggctggtggattagagcaggggggctgggagccaggactcctgggttctctccccggctctgggcggggagtgggggctggtgggttagagcagggggggctgggagcccggactcctgggttctctccccggctctgggaggggaatgggggctggtggttagagcagggggggtgggagccaggactcctgggttctctccctggctctgggaggggagtggggctggtgggttagagcagcgggggctgggagccaggactcctgggttctcccccactCTCACACCCTAGCTTCTGAcacccagggcgggggggggggactggcaGCTGTCACTCCAAGCCCGGGGCGGGCGATGGGTCAGGCCTTTGGCTGCCCCgcgccgcacccccccccccaccatgcgCCAGGCGACCTCGGGCCGTAACCTGTCGCTGCCTCGTGGCACCGGGCCAGGAGCCGACGTGCGGCCGCCCGCATGGCCCTTTCCTCGAAGACGCTGCCTCCGGCGGGGGCCTGAGGAAACCCCccggcttcctgccctcccccccccccgccgagccCCGTCTCTAAAgcgcccggctccggccgcggccCCCCGGCACATTCCTGCTGCCGGCCAGGCTCCCGCGACCTCGGGACGGGGAGTTCGGATGAAACATTAACTCCCAGCTTCGCTGCCTGCCCTGCGGAGACACAGAGCAGCGGGGAGCCAGCCGGGGGCCGGGGGCCGCAGCCGCGCAGGCGATGCCCCCGCCGGAGTAGCCGGGACCCCCGCGGCCTCGCCGATTGCACGCCGGGATGGGAGCCTGGGGCCCCCACTAGGCCGGGAGGCGATGCAGACTGGATATGGGGAGATCTGGTGAGTAACCCtgacccggacgcctgggtcctgtcccacAGCGAGGGAGACGGGGGGGGTCTCAGTCACTGGAGGGTCACTAAAGATGCACCCCCTAAAAAAATGGGAAAATGGAGACAGGCCCCAGCTCCCTGAGCCAGCTGGGACCCCCGTTCTGAGGCTGGATAGGGGGTGGTGCCCCCTAGACGGGATcggccccctgccccattcccctccgGCCCACCTCACTCACTGTGGAGCAGGCTCCGGGCTGCAAAGACATGTGTGGGGTCAGGGACTGGGAtacagagccggggagagaacccaggcgtcctggctcccagccccccctgctctaacccaccagcccccactcccctcccagagccggggagagaacccaggagtcctggctcccagccccccctgctctaacccaccagcccccactcccctcccagagccggggagagaacccaggagtcctggctcccagccccccctgctctgacccaccagcccccactcccctcccagagctggggagagaacccaggagtcctggctcccagccccccccactcccctcccagagccggggagagaacccaggagtcctggctcccagccccccctgctctaacccaccagcccccactcccctcccagagccggggagagaacccaggagtcctggctcccagccgcccctgctctaacccaccagcccccactcccctcccagagccggggagagaacccaggagtcctggctcccagccccccctgctctaacccaccagcccccactcccctctgtgagctggggagagaacccaggagtcctgattcccagcaccccctgctctaaccaccagcccccactcccctctgtgagccggggaaagaacccaggcgtcctggctcccagcacccccctgctttaatcccccagcccccactcccctcccagagccggggagagaacccaggagtcctgattcacCCTACATACCCCCATGTGTAGATCTGTGCAATGCAATGGACCGGGGGGGTTAGGggacgggggggctgtggggcagggctggaggggtgtGGATGGAGACGGATGCATGGAAAGAGGTGGGGGGTCACGCAGACCGTGGAGCGCGATAGGAGAACGCCAGGGGTCCGCGCCCCGACCCACAGCCAGGGCCCGACTCCGGGTAGCCACCGGGGGGGGTCCAGCCGCAGAACCGGGGGGCCCGGTGGCTGATGCCGCTTGACGAGCAGAAGCTCTCTGAAAAGCGGCCGTCGCAGGAGCATTTCAGACGCGTCTCCGGACGTCACCCCGACCCTTTCTGGCAGCGCCGGCTGGGGAAACCGGAGGAGCTCGGCGGGCGCCGCCGGAGGGGGCCGTTGCGGGAAGACGTGGGGCTCTGAAGAGATCTGCCCCACCCGCCCCGGAGAGctttaaaaaaccccaccaaacaGGAGGCGATTTGGGCTGAAGATGAGCGACCGGGGCAGGGGTCTCCCCGGAGCCGAGCGCCTCCTTTGATCTACGGGACACGCCGGGGCCGTATCCCTCCGGCCGGCGCTTGGCTGAAACCGGCATCTTCCCGCGGCCGGTGCCCAAAGACGGAGACCCGGCTCCGCGGTGTGACCGATGAGGGGAGGTTGGAAGAGTCGGCCGTGTGAGGTCTAGAGGAGACGCAGCTGGGGCGGGAGATGGGTTTGGGGCTCGACTCTCCGGCACCAGGGTTCGAtggcaaaccctggcagaaatTGGCGGGGGGGAGCCCCCCACCCGCGCATTGCCTCTGCATGGAGACCTGCGTGATACAGGACGTCAGAGCCGATGGTCCTTCCCCAACCGGCCGCTCACCTGGACCGAGCAACGCCGGGGAAGGTCGAACCAGCCACCCTCACCGCCACCCCTGACTCTGCTGCCAAATTAGCTGGCGTCCAAATCAGAGTGAAACACCATCCTCCCGCGGAGGCGGACACTCGGGATGGCAAAATACACCACAGAAGGCAGAGGAGGCAGCTTGACCGTGGTCAAGGAAGCTGATCCCGATTCTGGAAGCCTGGACCCATAAATTTCGCTACCCGGTGACGCCGTGTCCCGCAGACGCTCCGTTGCTCCCGTCAACTATTACCGGCTTCCGGGAGCCGTCCCCCAACGCCCCCGGCTTCAGCTCCGGCTAATATTCGTCTTGTCTTTGAGAGCCAAACCCAACCACCCAGAGGAAGCGGCAGGACGCGGGTTAGATCTCCGCCCTTGCGTTGGGAGAACGGGGCAAGACGTCGACGGAAAAACCAAGGGACGGGACGCACGGGGCCGACCAGAGAGAAGCCTCCCACGCGCGCCATGAAGAGACGGAGGATCTAGGAAGCAGAGTGAGGAACCAGTCCTGGGGGAGGTCGGTTTTGTCGGCAAAGAGGGACGTTGAAGGTTTTGTCACTGGAGCCGACAGGAGAAACCTCACCAACCCGCCGGAGATCCGTTTCGAGGTCCATCTGAGCTTGAATCGAGAGCGAAGGACGTCTTGTCCAAGTCTATCCTACTGCCGAGCGCCGTCGATGCTCATAACCCCGCTGGAAAAGATCGGCTCCTGCACCTAAAACATCCTCAAAAACCCCTCCCCACCGCTCGTGGGAAGAATCAGGGAGCAGAAAGCGCACGGTGCAGGCGACCGAGAACGTGTTCGGAGACAAATGACACCTCCTCTTGGGAAGATACAATAAGTGCCGGCCTTGCAAGACAAGGAGACAGGCCCAGAGTGAAAGGAGCTCGGCTCCGGGGACGTTTCATAGTTGTGGAGAATTTTCAACTCACGTTCGTTTCCCGGGCACGGTTCGTCCCCGGTCGCGGTAGCGCCACCGATCGGCTCCTCGGGAATTTCCGAGCCGGCGGTTTGCTGGGGCCCGATTGCAGGCCCCCACCCCGCGTcacaggggcaggagctgggaagggggggcGCTGGAGTGTCCCCCAGGAGCGCGGGGAAGAGGTGGTAGAATTAGCGGGCGGCTGACGGCGAGTCAGACGGACGGGGCGAGTCCCGTACGGAGTTACCGGGAAGGGTGGGAGGAGACAGAACGGCTGGGAGGGAGCGGAGCTCatagacggggggggggggcggacggAGGGGGATGGTAGTGGGTGGGGGTGCATGAATGGATGGATGCAGGGAAGGATGGACAGAGGGTgtgggacggatggatggatggatggatggatggatggatggatggatggtaggGTGTGGGGCGGACAGATGGAAGGATGGAGGAATTGGGGAGGGACGGATGGAAGGATGGAGGaattggggatggatggatggaaggatggaggaattggggagggatggaggagatggatggtggggtgtggggggatggatggatggatggaggagatggatggaggagtgtggggtggatggatggaaggatggaggaattggggagggatggagatggatggtggggtgtggggggatggatggatggatggaggaattggggagggatggaggagatgGATGGTGGGGTGTGGATAGATGGCTGGAGGGGTCCCTCTGGCTCACaacactctccctccccccgcccccagggctctgtgctttgCTGTTGTTACTGCTGGGACTCGCTGCACTAACTCGCCCCTCCCCGCTGCACCCCATCTGCGACACCCGAGTCATGGAGAAATTCATCAAGGAGGCCAGAGACACTGAGAACGCCGTGGTACGTCCCCAACCGCGTCAGCCCCAAGtgctgggcgaggggtccctgggtcaccggccgccccgccccagaggtggctgcatctcagcgccgggcgaggggtccctgggtcaccggccgccccgccccagaggtggctgcatcccagcgccgggtgaggggtccccgggtaaccggccgccccgccccagaggtggctgcatctcagcgccgggcgaggggtccccgggtaaccggccgccccgccccagaggtggctgcatctcagtgccgggcgaggggtccccgggtaaccggccgccccgccctaGAGGTGGGCGCGTCTCGGCGCTGGgagaggggtccctgggtaaccggccgccctgccccagaggtgggcgcatctcagcgctgggcgaggggtccctgggtcactggccgccccgccccagaggtggctgcatctcagtgccgggcgaggggtccccgggtaaccggccgccccgccccagaggtggctgcatctcagccccgggtgaggggtccctgggtaaccggccgccccgcctcagaggtgggcgcatctcagcgccgggcgaggggtccctgggtaaccagcTCCGTGGTGTCAGGCGATTTGGTCTCTTTACAGGAAGGTTGTACAAATTCTTGCAACTTATCAGAAGTTCTCACGGTGCCCGACACGAAGGTTAATTTTAACGAGTGGAAGAAAATGGATGTGAGTCTGAACAGGGCCGGGGgtctgatctggggtggggggaggctggaggggccgggggtctgacctggggggggctgggggagcccggggGTCTgactggggtgggctgggggatcCCAGGGGTCTgaccctgccctccctccccagaggCAGACGCAGGCGgcggaggtgtggggggggcaggcccTGCTCTCGGCCGCGGTGCTCCGGGCCCGGACCCTGGTCCCCGACCCCTCCCTGAACCAGCAGCTCGGGCGCACGTACAGCAACCTGCGCAGCATCACCCAGATCCTGCGCAGCCACGACGCCCAGGTGAGGGGCACCGGGCGGGAACGGGGCTGGGAGGACAGAATGGTGGACGGATGCTGTGGGGGGTGGAGAGATGGACGGATCGATGGATGGATTCGTGGggtgggacagacagatggacggaGAGGCAGGCGGATGTGTGGggcaggatggatggatggatggagggagggatggatggatggataagtggtaggaggatggatggatgagtGGATAGGAGGACGGATGGAGGGACgcatggatgggtggatggatggacgcACGGATGGGTGGacggatggacagatggatggatggagagtgggtaggaggatggatggatggacagatggagggacgcacggatgggtggatggatggacagatggatggatggagagtgggtaggaggatggatggatggagggacgcacggatgggtggatggatggacggatggatggatggagagtgggtaggaggatggatggatggacggatggagggaCGCACGGATGGGTGGacggatggacagatggatggatggagagtgggtaggaggatggatggatggacagatggagggacgcacggatgggtggatggatggacagatggatggatggagagtgggtaggaggatggatggatggacggatggagggaCGCACGGATGGGTGGacggatggacagatggatggatggagagtgggtaggaggatggacggatggagggacgcatggatgggtggatggatggatggatggatggatggagagtgggtaggaggatggatggatggacagatggagggacacacggatgggtggatggatggacagatggatggatggagagtgggtaggaggatggatggatggacggatggagggaCGCACGGATGGGTGGacggatggacagatggatggatggagagtgggtaggaggatggatggatggatggatggatggagggacgcacggatgggtggatggatggacagatggatggatggagagtgggtaggaggatggatggatgggtggagggacgcatggatgggtggatggatggacggatggagggacgcacggatgggtggatggatggacggatggagggacgcacggatgggtggatggatggacggatggagggacgcacggatgggtggatggatggacagatggatggatggagagtggGGCGGAGGATAGAGGGCTGGACCGATGGAGGGACGcacggatgggtggatggatgg is a genomic window of Mauremys reevesii isolate NIE-2019 linkage group 14, ASM1616193v1, whole genome shotgun sequence containing:
- the EPO gene encoding erythropoietin yields the protein MGRSGLCALLLLLLGLAALTRPSPLHPICDTRVMEKFIKEARDTENAVEGCTNSCNLSEVLTVPDTKVNFNEWKKMDRQTQAAEVWGGQALLSAAVLRARTLVPDPSLNQQLGRTYSNLRSITQILRSHDAQVEPAPPPAPPPTLRIQTLAKLLSVHSNFLRGRVTLFLTDACRPDTR